A window of Nocardiopsis sp. Huas11 genomic DNA:
TCTTGAAGTCGTACAGCCGCGCGCGCTCCAGTGCCTGGGCGATCAGACCGCCCAGGGAGTTGAGCACGGCGCGCCTTTGCACGGTGAACACGTGCGGTTGCGGGAAGGTCAGCACGCAGGCGCCGATGGGGCGGCCCGAGGTGATCAGCGGCAGGATCGCCCACCCCTGCGGACCGGCGGGCCGGTGGGCGAGGTCGGGGTAGACCAGTTCGAGCTCCACACGGGAACGGAAGAACCCCGGAACACCGGAGACCGCCGCGTGGGTGATGGGCGCCCGGGTGTCGAGCGGGGCGTCGTCCACGCGCGCGAGCACGGCCTGGTCGAATCCGCGCTCGCCCAGCAGCCGGATCCGCTGCGCTCGGCGGTCGTTGCGGAAGAGGGCGAGACCGCTCGCGCCCACCGCGGGAAGGATCTCCCGCGCGACCAGGTCGACCACGTCGTCCACCGTGACGGCCTCGGTCAGTGCCGAGGCCAGGTGCAGGATGTGGTACAGCTCGCCCGCGCGCGTGGGCGTGCGGCGGCCGCGTCCGGCCTTGCCCCTGCGATCCACGTCGGTGCGGGTGATCACCACGCTGATGCCGACGTCATTGGGATAGAGGTGGAACGACAGCCATCGGTCGGGCGGGCACAGCGCGGTGAACTGCACGGGGCGGTGGCTCATGATCGCCGCGCGGTAGCGGTCCTCGAAGACGGGGTCGCGCAGCCAGGGGAGCACGGTCCACGGACGGGACCCCAGCAGTCGCTCGCGCGGCTTTCCGAGCAGGTCGACGGCGGCGTCGGTCACGGTCGTGATCCGGCCGTCGACGTCCAGGGCGCACAGGCCCTCGCGGATCGGCCGGACCATGCGCGCGATCGCGCCGTCCTCGTCCTCGTGCTCGTCGGGGACGGGGTCCACCACACGCGGCCGGACCGGCGGAAGGACGGGGCGTCCCTGGTCCCGGGCCTCCCGCAGGTGGGCCACGATCGTGTCCGCCGTGGCGGCCAGGATCGCGCGCGCCCGCGCCGAGAGTTCGGCGGGGCCGTCGGCCACCCCGAGGGCGAAGAAGGCGCCGTACTCCTCCTGGCCCGAGGTCAGGGGGACACAGGCCACGGAGAAGTCGTAGGGCAGGGTGATGGCCACCCGGGGGTAGTCGCGGACCATGGTCTCGCCGTTGGGCTGCCACACCACCTGCTGCTCGCGGATCGCGTCTGTGATCGGGGCCTTGGCGGTGGGGGCCGTCCTGGCCCAGGGGAGGAGGAGGTCCCGGGGCACCCCGACGAGGACGCTCAGGACGAGCGCCGAGTCGTCGGGTTCGTACAGGAACAGCCCGCCCCCGTGCGCGCCGATCTCGTGGAAGGCGGTGCGGAGCGTGTCGGCGAGGTGGTCCAGTCCCTGGGCACGCTTGTTGGTCGAGACCTTCATGGACACCCCCGCCCCGGTCGCTCCCGCCGACTCTCCGTCCGACGATACGCGCGGACCTGTGCTTGTGCCGGTCAACTCCGCGCTACGGACTCACCAAGTCCCTCCCAGCCGGCGCCGGCCCCCACACGAGCCAGGGCTGCTCGTGCGAGGTCCGGGTCCGACGCGAACGGGCCCCGCCGCCGCCGTCCGCGCTCTCGCGACGGCGACGGCGGGACCGCCCGTCGGCCGGTCAGCGAACGACCGCCCGTCGGCCGGTCAGCGCATGACCGCCCGGGCGCTGCCCACGGCCGCGTGGGCGGCGGCCACCGCGCTGGTGACCGACACCTCCGACAACAGGCCCGGCGCGGCCACGCCGTCCCCGGCCAGGTACACCCCGTCGCCCCGGTCGACCGCGGGGCGGTCCCGCCACGTGCGGCCCGGCAGGTCGATCGCGCCCGTGCGGTCCCGGGCCACCTGGTCGCGGCGCCAGGTCAACCGGTCGCGCCAGTCCGGCAGGGAGTCGTCCAGCAGGTCCTCCAGCCGCTCGGTGACCGCCGCCCGCGACTCTCCCGGCCGCACCGGCATGTGCGCCTGGACCACCGACTCGCCGGCCGGGGCCAGCGTCGGGTCCACCAGGGACTGGCGCTCCAGGAACCCGCACTGGTCGGCGTCCAGCACCAGGAACGGGTCCCGCCCCCGGCGCAGCCCCACGTCGACCAGGAGCGAGTGGCCGCCCTCCCAGGTCAGCGAGTCGTCGCCCAGCAGGGCGCGGGCCGAGGCCAGGGAGGTCGCCACGACCACGGGGGTGTTCGGCAGGGTGTCCACCCGGGTGCCCGTCTCGATCCGCACTCCCCTCTCGCGGGCGCGCGCGGCCATGTGCTCCACCAGGGCCGACCAGCCGCCGACCGGGTACCGGGGCGAGGGCCAGCGGGGCGAGGTCACGCGCCGGAACCGGTCCCAGACGAACGCGGCCGACAGCCGCCCCGGGTCGTGGTCGAACACGGCCACGCCCATCATGTTCGCGGCGGCGCCGGCCGTCTCCGGGCCGAACCGGCCGGCGGCCCACGTGGCGAAGTCCACGTCGTGCGGGGCGCGCAGACCCCGGCGGGCCGCGGCCGCCAGGAGCCCGAGCGGCGGGGCGCCCACCCGGCCGCGGTGCCGGACCCGCGTACCCGCCAGGGCCCGCGGCGATACGCGGCGCAGCCGGGGGAACAGACCGCGCTCCGCCAGCCAGGCGAAGGGAGCGCTGTCGCTGTACAGCACGTGCGGTCCCTCGTTGACGACGTAGGGCCCGGGGGTGGACCGTGCCCGCCCGCCCAGGGTCGTGTGGGCTTCGAACAGTGTGACGTGTGCGCCCTTCTCGGCGCCGGCGATGGCCGCGGTCAGTCCCGCGAGGCCACCGCCCACAACGGTGAGTTCCATACCCCTAGGACGAGAGGGGCAGGCGCACGCGTGACATCTTCTCGGGATTGACGATCATGTAGACGTTCCGGACCCGGTCGTCGGCGATGTCCAGGATGATCACCGTCAGCACCAGGTCGCCGGACGCGATGACCGCGGCGGGGCCGCCGTTGATCTCGACGATTCCGCTCCACAGGTCCGCCATCGAGTCGACCCCGATCGAGTCGAGGAAGCGCCGGCTGTTGGCCGGCTGGGTGACCGCGGCGAGGAACCGTCCGACCTTGGACCAGCCGTGCAGGGTGCGCAGCGGGGCCTTGGCCCGTCCGCCGCCGTCGCCGACCAGGGTCGCGTCCTCGGCGAGGAGCCCCGTGATCCCGTCCAGGTCGCCCTCCAGACAGGCGGCGAGGAAGCGTTCGGTGATCCGGCGCCGGGTGGCCGGGTCGGCCTCGAACCGGGGGCGGCGCTCCTCGACGTGGTCACGGGCCCGACGGGCCAGTTGACGCGTGGCGGCCTCCTCGCGGCCGATGATCTCGGCGATCTCCGCGTAGGGGAACTGGAAGGCCTCGCGGAGCACGAACACCGCGCGCTCCAGCGGGCTGAGCGTCTCCAGGACCACCAGGAGCGCGAACTCGACGGAGTCGGCGATCTCGGCCCGCTCGGAGCCGTCGGGGAGGGCGCTCACGGGTTCGGGGAGCCACTCGCCGACATAGGACTCGCGCCGTGCGCGGGCGGAGCGCAGCCGGTCGACGGCGATCCGGGACACCACCGTGACGAGGTAGGCGCGGGGGTCGTCGACGGTCGCGTGGTCGACCCTGGACCAGCGCAGCCAGGCCTCCTGCACGACGTCCTCGGCATCGGAAGCGGTGCCGAGGACGCGGTAGGCGACGCCGGTGAGGGCGGAGCGGTGCTCTACGAAGACATCGGTCGTCATGACAGAGAAGACGTACCACACCCGGCCCGGCGTGACACCCCCTCCCTCACCGGAGACGGGCCCTATGCGTCGGCCGCGCCGCCGACGCGCTTCCTCCAGGGGCCCTGCGCCACGAGCCGGTGCGGCACGATCCGCGCGGGGAAGGGGAGCTCCGTCGCGAAGACGTCCTCGCCGTAGACCCGGGTGACCTCCCTGTACTCACCGTCGCTGGTCCCCGCACACGCGAACGGGGCGCGGCCGCTGCCGCGCCCCGCGTCCACCGGGGTGGGATCCGTCCGACTAGTCGTTGACGGAGATGCCCGAGGTCGTCGTCTTGGACACGACGTTGCAGCCGTCCATGCTGACGAAGGAGAACTGCAGCACGTCCGCGCAGATGGGGACCGTGATGTTCTGGATGTGGGCGTTGTTGTCGGCCGCGGCCGGGCCGGCCAGGGCACCAACGGCGAGGCCGGTGGCGAGGAAGAGACCGGAGATGGTGGCGATGCGCTTCATGGTGTTCCTTTTCGGTTCGTTGTGTACAGCGTGGATCTGTCAGGGCCGGGGGTCCCGCAGCGTGTCGGGACGCGCCTACTTGACGGAGATACCGGAGGTCTTGGTGCTGGAGACGACGTTGCAGCCGTCGGCGGAGATGCCGGCCGCCTGCAGGACGTCCACGCAGATCGGAACGGTGATGTTCTGGACCTTGGCGTAGTTGTCGGCCGCGGCGGTGCCGGTGAGGGCCGCGAACGCGAGACCGGTGGCCAGGACGAAACCGGAAGCCTTGGCAATGCGGGACATGTGGTCCACCTTTCGGAAGGTACGGAACGGGGCGACTGACGCCGCCGGAAATAACTTAGCGTAGTCAGAGCGCTGCGAGGAGTACTTTCACCAGGCGATCCTGCGGTGCGTTGTCCATTCCTTGCGCCATAGCGGACATGGGGGACATGGCGGCGGCTCACGTCGCCGTCGCGTTACTGAACCGAAAGAGTGGCGAAGGCCGAAACTTCACGAACGTATCGGAATCCGACTCCCAGGGCCTGGGTACGACAAAAAGGGCCCGCACGGCGTGTGCCGTGCGGGCCCCTCTCGAAAGCGGCGGGCTACCAGCCCTGCTGCTGCCCGTATCCCGGGTACTGCTGCCCGTATCCGGGCTGCTGGCCGTACCCCGGCTGCTGCTGCCCGTATCCGGGGTACTGCTGCTGGTC
This region includes:
- a CDS encoding FAD-dependent oxidoreductase, which codes for MELTVVGGGLAGLTAAIAGAEKGAHVTLFEAHTTLGGRARSTPGPYVVNEGPHVLYSDSAPFAWLAERGLFPRLRRVSPRALAGTRVRHRGRVGAPPLGLLAAAARRGLRAPHDVDFATWAAGRFGPETAGAAANMMGVAVFDHDPGRLSAAFVWDRFRRVTSPRWPSPRYPVGGWSALVEHMAARARERGVRIETGTRVDTLPNTPVVVATSLASARALLGDDSLTWEGGHSLLVDVGLRRGRDPFLVLDADQCGFLERQSLVDPTLAPAGESVVQAHMPVRPGESRAAVTERLEDLLDDSLPDWRDRLTWRRDQVARDRTGAIDLPGRTWRDRPAVDRGDGVYLAGDGVAAPGLLSEVSVTSAVAAAHAAVGSARAVMR
- the sigJ gene encoding RNA polymerase sigma factor SigJ — translated: MTTDVFVEHRSALTGVAYRVLGTASDAEDVVQEAWLRWSRVDHATVDDPRAYLVTVVSRIAVDRLRSARARRESYVGEWLPEPVSALPDGSERAEIADSVEFALLVVLETLSPLERAVFVLREAFQFPYAEIAEIIGREEAATRQLARRARDHVEERRPRFEADPATRRRITERFLAACLEGDLDGITGLLAEDATLVGDGGGRAKAPLRTLHGWSKVGRFLAAVTQPANSRRFLDSIGVDSMADLWSGIVEINGGPAAVIASGDLVLTVIILDIADDRVRNVYMIVNPEKMSRVRLPLSS
- a CDS encoding SpoIIE family protein phosphatase codes for the protein MKVSTNKRAQGLDHLADTLRTAFHEIGAHGGGLFLYEPDDSALVLSVLVGVPRDLLLPWARTAPTAKAPITDAIREQQVVWQPNGETMVRDYPRVAITLPYDFSVACVPLTSGQEEYGAFFALGVADGPAELSARARAILAATADTIVAHLREARDQGRPVLPPVRPRVVDPVPDEHEDEDGAIARMVRPIREGLCALDVDGRITTVTDAAVDLLGKPRERLLGSRPWTVLPWLRDPVFEDRYRAAIMSHRPVQFTALCPPDRWLSFHLYPNDVGISVVITRTDVDRRGKAGRGRRTPTRAGELYHILHLASALTEAVTVDDVVDLVAREILPAVGASGLALFRNDRRAQRIRLLGERGFDQAVLARVDDAPLDTRAPITHAAVSGVPGFFRSRVELELVYPDLAHRPAGPQGWAILPLITSGRPIGACVLTFPQPHVFTVQRRAVLNSLGGLIAQALERARLYDFKMHLAQGLQSGLLPRSMPDLPGLHSAYRYLPGTEGMDIGGDFYDQIPLSPTVSTAIIGDVQGHSVSAAALMGQLRTAALAYTTVFDGDPGQVLAHTNRLLCLMESELFASCVHLRLDMSTGRVRMARAGHPEPLLSSPGGGRVMDVPDGLLLGIDPEAEYPVLEFDLPPRSILALYTDGLIETPGADLDEAKRGVLNCLDAVRGLPLDEVAEELVGRVRAEPREDDIALLLLEPVPLEDGPARE